In a genomic window of Microterricola viridarii:
- the rplM gene encoding 50S ribosomal protein L13: MTRTYTPKASEVSRSWVIIDAADVVLGRLASHAAVILRGKNKATFTPHMDMGDFVIIINADKVALTGAKLDQKKAYRHSGYPGGLTAVTYSELLEKNPERAVEKAIRGMLPKNSIGRAQLKKLKVYAGSEHPHAAQQPVPYTLTQVAQ; this comes from the coding sequence GTGACGCGCACTTACACCCCGAAGGCTTCCGAAGTTTCGCGCAGCTGGGTCATCATTGACGCAGCTGACGTCGTTCTCGGCCGTCTCGCAAGCCACGCCGCAGTGATCCTCCGCGGCAAGAACAAGGCGACCTTCACCCCCCACATGGACATGGGTGACTTCGTCATCATCATCAACGCCGACAAGGTCGCCCTCACCGGCGCCAAGCTCGACCAGAAGAAGGCCTACCGCCACTCGGGTTACCCGGGCGGACTGACGGCCGTCACCTACTCCGAGCTGCTCGAGAAGAACCCCGAGCGCGCCGTCGAGAAGGCGATCCGCGGAATGCTGCCGAAGAACTCCATCGGCCGCGCTCAGCTCAAGAAGCTCAAGGTCTACGCAGGCTCCGAGCACCCGCACGCCGCGCAGCAGCCGGTGCCGTACACCCTGACCCAGGTCGCTCAGTAG
- a CDS encoding holo-ACP synthase, whose protein sequence is MIIGIGVDVVDLARFERAIARTPRLLERLFAESERGRSASSLAARFAAKEALIKALGGPGTLRWHDMEVVNDEHGNPGFALHGATAAEAAARGINRVHLSMTHDAGIATAFVIAEAGAPSTI, encoded by the coding sequence GTGATCATCGGAATCGGTGTCGACGTCGTCGACCTCGCCCGGTTCGAGCGCGCCATCGCGCGGACCCCGCGGCTCCTCGAGCGCTTGTTCGCTGAGAGCGAACGGGGCCGCTCTGCCTCGTCGCTGGCCGCCCGGTTCGCCGCGAAAGAGGCGCTGATCAAGGCGCTCGGCGGCCCGGGCACCCTGCGCTGGCACGACATGGAGGTCGTCAACGACGAGCACGGCAACCCCGGATTCGCGCTGCACGGCGCGACGGCCGCCGAGGCCGCCGCGCGCGGCATCAACCGCGTGCACCTCTCGATGACCCACGACGCCGGCATCGCCACCGCGTTCGTCATCGCGGAGGCTGGCGCGCCATCAACGATATGA
- the glmS gene encoding glutamine--fructose-6-phosphate transaminase (isomerizing), with protein MCGIVGYVGDKKSLEVLVGGLRRLEYRGYDSAGVAVIDDHGELGVAKKSGKLVKLTDELAAHPIGDGRAGIGHTRWATHGGPTDVNAHPHLGDDGKLALIHNGIIENFSELKAELLAEGYSFTSETDTEVAAALLGREYRATGDLRTAFQSTVRRLDGAFTLLALHSDEPNLVVGARRNSPLVIGIGDGENFLGSDVAAFVQYTRTAMAVGQDQIVAITPESVTVTDFAGAPVEMETFQVEWDAAAADKGGWSSFMAKEVAEQPDAVANTLRGRIVGDAVVVPELTAFGDEVLAGIRRIVIIACGTAAYAGMTAQYAIEKWARVPVTIELSHEFRYREPVITDDTLVISISQSGETMDTLMAVKYAREAGARVISICNTQGATIPRESDAVVYTHAGPEVAVASTKAFVAQITALYLFGLHLARVRGTLSAAEQAVQVGELTAVPAKIATVLESSASIAQLAHWMADTRSVLFLGRNVGFPIAMEGALKLKELAYIHAEGFAAGELKHGPIALIEPGQPVFVVVPSPRGSASLHPKVVSNIQEIRARGARVIAIAEQGDAAVLPFADEVVHIPLAAPLFEPLLAVIPLQIFAMELSIAKGLDVDQPRNLAKSVTVE; from the coding sequence ATGTGCGGAATCGTTGGATATGTCGGTGACAAGAAGAGCCTCGAGGTACTCGTTGGCGGGCTGCGACGACTGGAGTACCGCGGCTATGACTCGGCCGGTGTCGCCGTGATCGACGACCATGGCGAGCTCGGCGTTGCCAAGAAGTCCGGCAAGCTGGTCAAGCTCACCGACGAACTCGCCGCGCACCCGATCGGCGACGGCCGCGCCGGAATCGGCCACACCCGCTGGGCCACCCACGGTGGGCCGACGGATGTCAACGCGCACCCGCACCTCGGCGACGACGGCAAGCTGGCGCTGATCCACAACGGCATCATCGAGAACTTCTCCGAGCTCAAGGCCGAGCTGCTGGCCGAGGGCTACAGCTTCACCAGCGAGACCGACACCGAGGTCGCCGCCGCGCTGCTCGGTCGCGAGTACCGCGCCACCGGCGATCTGCGCACCGCCTTCCAGAGCACGGTCCGACGCCTGGACGGCGCCTTCACGCTGCTCGCCCTGCACAGCGACGAGCCGAACCTCGTCGTCGGTGCCCGCCGCAACTCGCCCCTCGTGATCGGCATCGGCGACGGCGAGAACTTCCTCGGCTCCGACGTCGCCGCGTTCGTGCAGTACACCCGCACCGCGATGGCCGTCGGCCAGGACCAGATCGTCGCGATCACCCCCGAGTCCGTCACCGTCACCGACTTCGCCGGGGCTCCCGTCGAGATGGAGACCTTCCAGGTGGAGTGGGACGCCGCAGCGGCTGACAAGGGCGGCTGGTCCAGCTTCATGGCCAAGGAGGTCGCCGAGCAGCCCGACGCCGTCGCCAACACGCTGCGTGGCCGCATCGTCGGCGACGCCGTCGTGGTCCCGGAACTCACGGCCTTCGGCGACGAGGTGCTGGCCGGCATCCGCCGCATCGTGATCATCGCCTGCGGCACGGCCGCCTACGCCGGCATGACCGCGCAGTACGCGATCGAGAAGTGGGCGCGCGTGCCCGTGACCATCGAGCTGAGCCACGAGTTCCGCTACCGCGAGCCCGTCATCACCGACGACACCCTGGTCATCTCGATCAGCCAGTCCGGCGAGACCATGGACACCCTGATGGCCGTCAAGTACGCCCGCGAGGCCGGTGCCCGCGTGATCTCCATTTGCAACACTCAGGGCGCCACGATTCCGCGCGAGTCGGATGCCGTCGTGTACACGCACGCCGGCCCGGAGGTCGCCGTGGCATCCACCAAGGCCTTCGTGGCACAGATCACCGCCCTCTACCTCTTCGGCCTGCACCTGGCCCGCGTGCGCGGCACGCTGAGCGCGGCCGAGCAGGCCGTGCAGGTGGGCGAGCTCACCGCCGTGCCGGCGAAGATCGCCACGGTGCTGGAGTCCAGCGCCTCGATCGCGCAGCTCGCGCACTGGATGGCGGACACCCGCTCCGTGCTGTTCCTCGGCCGCAACGTCGGGTTCCCCATCGCCATGGAGGGCGCGCTGAAGCTCAAGGAGCTCGCATACATCCACGCAGAGGGCTTTGCCGCCGGCGAGCTCAAGCACGGCCCGATCGCGCTGATCGAGCCCGGTCAGCCCGTTTTCGTCGTCGTGCCGAGCCCGCGCGGCTCCGCGAGCCTGCACCCCAAGGTCGTCTCCAACATCCAGGAGATCCGCGCCCGCGGCGCCCGGGTGATCGCGATCGCCGAGCAGGGCGACGCCGCCGTGCTTCCCTTCGCCGACGAGGTCGTGCACATTCCGCTGGCCGCACCCCTGTTCGAGCCGCTACTGGCCGTCATCCCGCTGCAGATCTTCGCAATGGAGCTCTCCATCGCCAAGGGCCTGGACGTCGACCAGCCGCGCAACCTCGCCAAGTCCGTCACGGTTGAGTAG
- the rplQ gene encoding 50S ribosomal protein L17, whose translation MPKPTKGPRLGGGPAHERLMLANLAAALFTHKSIKTTETKAKRLQPVAERFVTFAKKGDLHARRRVLASIGDKTVVHELFTVIAPQVAEREGGYTRITKLGFRKGDNAPMVQIELVLEPVVAKPKSAKKAAAAAAAEAPVEAPAEAVAPAEETVEVVEAEATEVEATEAPAEEKAAE comes from the coding sequence ATGCCTAAGCCTACTAAGGGCCCCCGCCTCGGAGGCGGTCCGGCACACGAGCGCCTCATGCTCGCTAACCTGGCTGCCGCCCTGTTCACGCACAAGTCGATCAAGACCACGGAGACCAAGGCCAAGCGCCTGCAGCCCGTTGCTGAGCGCTTTGTGACCTTCGCCAAGAAGGGCGACCTGCACGCACGTCGTCGCGTCCTGGCCAGCATCGGCGACAAGACCGTCGTGCACGAGCTGTTCACCGTGATCGCCCCCCAGGTTGCAGAGCGTGAGGGCGGCTACACCCGCATCACGAAGCTCGGCTTCCGCAAGGGTGACAACGCCCCCATGGTGCAGATCGAGCTCGTTCTCGAGCCCGTCGTCGCCAAGCCGAAGTCGGCCAAGAAGGCCGCTGCTGCTGCAGCTGCCGAGGCTCCCGTCGAGGCACCGGCCGAGGCCGTCGCCCCCGCCGAGGAGACCGTCGAGGTCGTCGAGGCTGAGGCCACCGAGGTTGAGGCCACCGAGGCTCCGGCCGAGGAGAAGGCTGCCGAATAA
- a CDS encoding DNA-directed RNA polymerase subunit alpha, with protein sequence MLIAQRPTLTEENISEFRSRFVIEPLEPGFGYTLGNSLRRTLLSSIPGAAVTSIRIDGVLHEFTTVPGVKEDVTEIILNIKGLVVSSEHDEPITAYLRKQGAGEVTAADISAPAGVEVHNPELVIATLNDTAKFELELTIERGRGYVSATQNRNEYSEAGQIPVDSIYSPVLKVTYRVEATRAGERTDFDRLVVDVETKSAISPRDAIASAGRTLTELFGLARELNTAAEGIEIGPAPVDAVLSSELSIPIEDLDLSVRSYNCLKREGINNVSELVALSETQLMNIRNFGQKSVDEVKDKLVELGLSLKDSVPGFDGAHFYSGFEDETN encoded by the coding sequence GTGCTTATTGCACAGCGTCCAACGCTTACCGAAGAGAACATTTCCGAATTCCGCTCGCGGTTCGTTATCGAGCCCCTCGAGCCCGGCTTCGGTTACACCCTCGGCAACTCGCTTCGCCGCACCCTGCTTTCCTCGATCCCCGGCGCTGCTGTCACCAGCATCCGCATTGATGGCGTTCTCCACGAATTCACCACCGTTCCCGGTGTGAAGGAAGACGTCACCGAGATCATCTTGAACATCAAGGGTCTGGTCGTCTCGAGCGAGCACGACGAGCCCATCACCGCCTACCTGCGCAAGCAGGGCGCCGGTGAGGTCACCGCCGCCGACATCTCGGCTCCGGCCGGCGTCGAGGTGCACAACCCCGAGCTCGTCATCGCGACGCTCAACGACACCGCCAAGTTCGAGCTCGAGCTCACCATCGAGCGCGGCCGCGGCTACGTGTCCGCGACGCAGAACCGCAACGAGTACTCCGAGGCTGGCCAGATTCCGGTCGACTCGATCTACTCGCCCGTTCTCAAGGTGACCTACCGCGTCGAGGCAACTCGTGCCGGTGAGCGCACTGACTTCGACCGCCTCGTGGTCGACGTCGAGACCAAGTCGGCCATCAGCCCGCGCGATGCAATCGCATCCGCTGGTCGTACGCTGACCGAGCTGTTCGGCCTCGCCCGCGAGCTGAACACCGCCGCTGAGGGCATCGAGATCGGCCCGGCTCCTGTCGACGCCGTTCTCTCGAGCGAGCTTTCGATTCCGATCGAAGACCTCGACCTCTCGGTGCGCTCGTACAACTGCCTGAAGCGCGAGGGCATCAACAACGTGAGCGAACTGGTCGCCCTCTCGGAGACCCAGCTCATGAACATCCGCAACTTCGGACAGAAGTCGGTGGATGAGGTCAAGGACAAGCTCGTAGAGCTCGGCCTGTCGCTCAAGGACTCCGTTCCTGGATTCGACGGCGCCCACTTCTACAGCGGCTTCGAAGACGAGACCAACTAG
- the glmM gene encoding phosphoglucosamine mutase, whose translation MPRLFGTDGVRGLANRELTADLALGLAQAAAAVLTKGHHAEERAASGRRPVAVVARDPRISGEFLTAAVSAGLASSGVDVLDAGVLPTPAAAFLIADIGADFGVMLSASHNPAPDNGIKFFAFGGTKLPDEVEDRIEDYLHKEVLLPTGGDVGRIRRFADAEDRYVLHLLSTLPNRLEGIHVVLDCAHGAASGVSPEVFTMAGATVTLIGADPDGMNINDGVGSTHLDNLAKAVLEHGADVGIAHDGDADRCLAVDHEGNIIDGDQIMAILALAMKERGHLTKDTLVATVMSNLGLRKAMAANDITMVETKVGDRYVLEELNADGLALGGEQSGHVIMTEYATTGDGVLTGLHLVAEMARTGKSIAELASVMTVFPQILVNVRGVNHTAMHGDEGIAEAVRAAEAELGDTGRVLLRPSGTEPMVRVMVEAADQATADRLAHSLADVVRERLPL comes from the coding sequence TTGCCTCGACTCTTTGGCACGGACGGCGTCCGGGGCCTGGCCAACCGTGAACTCACGGCTGACCTGGCCCTGGGCCTCGCCCAGGCCGCTGCAGCGGTGCTCACCAAGGGGCACCACGCAGAAGAACGCGCCGCCTCCGGGCGTCGGCCCGTCGCGGTCGTCGCTCGCGACCCGCGCATATCCGGTGAGTTCCTCACCGCCGCCGTTTCGGCCGGACTTGCCTCCTCTGGCGTCGATGTTCTCGACGCCGGGGTGCTGCCCACTCCCGCCGCGGCCTTCCTGATCGCCGACATCGGCGCAGACTTCGGTGTGATGCTCTCCGCATCGCACAACCCCGCCCCCGACAACGGCATCAAGTTCTTTGCCTTCGGCGGCACCAAGCTTCCGGATGAGGTCGAGGACCGCATCGAGGACTACCTCCACAAGGAGGTGCTGCTGCCCACCGGCGGCGACGTCGGCCGCATCCGCCGGTTCGCGGATGCCGAGGACCGCTACGTCCTGCACCTGCTCAGCACGCTGCCGAACCGCCTCGAGGGCATCCACGTCGTCCTCGACTGTGCGCACGGCGCGGCATCCGGCGTCTCGCCCGAGGTGTTCACCATGGCCGGCGCCACCGTGACGCTGATCGGCGCAGACCCCGACGGCATGAACATCAACGACGGTGTCGGCTCCACGCACCTCGACAACCTGGCCAAGGCCGTGCTCGAGCACGGCGCTGACGTCGGCATCGCCCACGACGGCGACGCGGACCGCTGCCTGGCCGTCGACCACGAGGGCAATATCATCGATGGTGACCAGATCATGGCCATCCTCGCGTTGGCGATGAAGGAACGCGGCCACCTCACCAAGGACACCCTCGTCGCGACGGTGATGAGCAATCTCGGCCTGCGCAAGGCGATGGCCGCCAACGACATCACCATGGTCGAGACCAAGGTCGGCGACCGCTACGTGCTCGAGGAGCTGAACGCCGACGGCCTCGCCCTGGGCGGCGAGCAGTCCGGCCACGTGATCATGACCGAGTATGCGACGACCGGCGACGGCGTGCTGACCGGCCTGCACCTGGTGGCCGAGATGGCTCGCACCGGCAAGTCCATCGCCGAGCTCGCCAGCGTGATGACGGTGTTCCCGCAGATCCTCGTGAACGTGCGCGGCGTCAACCACACGGCCATGCACGGCGACGAGGGCATCGCGGAGGCCGTGCGTGCCGCCGAAGCCGAGCTGGGCGACACCGGGCGCGTGCTGCTGCGACCCTCCGGCACCGAGCCGATGGTGCGCGTCATGGTGGAGGCGGCCGACCAGGCCACCGCCGACCGGCTCGCCCACAGCCTCGCCGACGTCGTGCGCGAGCGTCTCCCGCTCTAG
- the truA gene encoding tRNA pseudouridine(38-40) synthase TruA, protein MSEQFQADGVRIRLDIAYDGTNFNGWGIQPILRTVQGDIESALATILQRNPPIPRLTVAGRTDAGVHATGQVAHLDLSPEQADSLLRPPRGRNARAADTDAAAALARRLNGILGQRGEIVITAASIAPEGFDARFGALWRRYEYRIADAESLRDPLQRTRTTWLPGRHDIAPMEQVAQALCGLHDFAAYCKPKPMATTIRTLQTFSWRRDDDGVLVASLQADAFCHSMVRALVGGCVAVGEGRMSVERLLELRDARERTAAFKVMPARGLVLTQVGYPDDAALALRAAETRAHRAL, encoded by the coding sequence GTGAGTGAGCAGTTTCAGGCGGACGGCGTCCGCATCCGCCTCGATATCGCCTACGACGGAACGAACTTCAACGGCTGGGGAATTCAACCGATCCTGCGCACCGTGCAGGGCGACATCGAGTCGGCGCTGGCCACGATCCTGCAGCGGAATCCGCCCATTCCGCGGCTCACCGTCGCCGGCCGCACGGATGCCGGCGTGCACGCCACCGGCCAGGTCGCGCACCTCGACCTCAGCCCGGAGCAGGCCGACAGCCTGCTCCGCCCACCGCGCGGTCGGAACGCGCGGGCGGCCGACACCGACGCCGCCGCGGCCCTGGCGCGGCGCCTGAACGGCATCCTGGGCCAGCGCGGCGAGATCGTCATCACGGCCGCGAGCATCGCCCCGGAGGGCTTCGACGCCCGCTTCGGCGCGCTCTGGCGCCGCTACGAGTACCGCATCGCCGACGCCGAATCGCTGCGCGACCCGCTGCAGCGCACGCGGACGACGTGGCTGCCCGGCCGGCACGACATCGCCCCAATGGAACAGGTGGCGCAGGCGCTCTGCGGGTTGCACGACTTCGCCGCCTACTGCAAGCCCAAGCCGATGGCCACCACCATCCGCACCCTGCAGACCTTCTCCTGGCGGCGCGACGACGACGGCGTGCTCGTCGCCTCGCTGCAGGCCGATGCCTTCTGCCACAGCATGGTGCGGGCGCTCGTCGGCGGCTGCGTCGCGGTCGGGGAGGGCCGGATGAGCGTCGAGCGCCTGCTCGAGCTGCGCGACGCGAGAGAGCGCACCGCCGCGTTCAAGGTGATGCCCGCGCGCGGGCTCGTGCTGACCCAGGTCGGCTACCCCGATGACGCCGCCCTCGCGCTGCGGGCCGCCGAGACGCGCGCCCACCGCGCGCTCTAG
- the coaA gene encoding type I pantothenate kinase: protein MAEQRNQNGNGHNSPFVELERADWAELASSTRLPLQETELVQLRGLGEPLNLAEVTDVYLPLSRLLNLYVAGTRQLHRATSDFLGERAATTPFVIGVAGSVAVGKSTIARLLRELLARWEDTPRVELVTTDGFLLPNAELERRGLMSRKGFPESYDRRALLRFVSEVKSGAPEVKAPFYSHLSYDIVPDAQITVRQPDVLIVEGLNVLQPPSPGHRLAVSDLFDFTVYVDARTSDIARWYEERFLKLQRGAFSNPKSYFHRFAELSEDEARARARGIWQSINEPNLLQNIRPTRSRATLVLRKDSDHAVSSVLLRKL from the coding sequence ATGGCCGAGCAGCGCAACCAGAATGGCAACGGCCACAACTCACCCTTTGTGGAGCTGGAGCGAGCCGATTGGGCCGAACTGGCCTCCTCGACCCGCCTCCCCCTGCAGGAGACCGAACTGGTGCAGTTGCGCGGTTTGGGCGAGCCGCTGAACCTCGCCGAGGTGACCGATGTCTACCTACCGCTCAGCCGCCTGCTCAACCTCTACGTCGCCGGCACGCGCCAGCTGCACCGGGCCACGAGCGACTTCCTCGGCGAGCGGGCGGCGACGACGCCGTTCGTGATCGGCGTGGCCGGTTCGGTCGCCGTCGGCAAGTCGACGATCGCCAGGCTCCTGCGCGAGCTGCTCGCCCGTTGGGAGGACACCCCCCGCGTCGAGCTGGTCACCACCGACGGATTCCTGCTGCCCAACGCCGAGCTCGAGCGCCGCGGCCTGATGTCGCGCAAGGGCTTCCCCGAGTCCTACGACCGGCGGGCGCTGCTGCGCTTCGTCAGCGAGGTGAAGTCGGGCGCTCCGGAGGTCAAGGCGCCCTTCTACTCGCACCTCAGCTACGACATCGTGCCGGACGCCCAGATCACCGTCCGCCAGCCCGACGTGCTCATCGTCGAGGGCCTGAACGTGCTCCAGCCGCCCTCCCCCGGGCACCGCCTGGCCGTGAGCGACCTGTTCGACTTCACGGTCTACGTCGACGCCCGCACCTCCGACATCGCGCGCTGGTACGAGGAGCGCTTCCTCAAGCTGCAGCGCGGCGCGTTCAGCAACCCGAAGTCCTACTTCCACCGCTTTGCCGAGCTCTCGGAAGACGAGGCCCGCGCCCGGGCCCGCGGCATCTGGCAGAGCATCAATGAGCCGAACCTGTTGCAGAACATCCGGCCGACGCGCTCCCGCGCCACCCTCGTGCTGCGCAAGGACTCGGACCACGCCGTCTCCAGCGTCCTGCTCCGCAAGCTCTAG
- the rpsK gene encoding 30S ribosomal protein S11 codes for MAAPKSAARKPRKKEKKNIAVGQAHIKSTFNNTIVSITDPSGAVISWASSGAVGFKGSRKSTPFAAQLAAESAARQAQEHGMKKVDVFVKGPGSGRETAIRSLQAAGLEVGSINDVTPQAHNGCRPPKRRRV; via the coding sequence ATGGCAGCACCCAAGTCGGCCGCACGTAAGCCACGCAAGAAAGAAAAGAAGAACATTGCTGTGGGCCAGGCCCACATCAAGAGCACCTTCAACAACACGATCGTTTCGATCACCGACCCCAGCGGAGCTGTTATCAGCTGGGCATCGTCCGGCGCCGTCGGCTTCAAGGGTTCGCGCAAGTCGACCCCGTTCGCCGCACAGCTCGCCGCCGAGTCGGCTGCGCGTCAGGCGCAGGAGCACGGCATGAAGAAGGTTGACGTCTTCGTCAAGGGCCCGGGTTCGGGTCGCGAGACGGCGATTCGTTCGCTTCAGGCCGCGGGCCTCGAGGTTGGCTCCATCAACGATGTGACGCCCCAGGCTCACAACGGATGCCGCCCGCCCAAGCGTCGCCGCGTATAA
- a CDS encoding GNAT family N-acetyltransferase, whose product MNATATSTSLSPRSLSSLSERVSAPAALRMPRHPEVALWRPASLDDLDGIAAMQRAVDEADHPDWFTTREWIAGNLRAAHIDAARDTLVALGADGTVLAYGVVAEAPGAGERVQVYLLGGVHPLWREHGIGRELMAWQYGRALQRLAACDARLPGWITAFREEASRGAISVALRLGLRVTRYFSTMRRGLDVAIPALPAPSGVRIVPFTAELSAGALEARNDAFRDHWGNQPKAAESWDQWITGDVFRPDLSWLAVVDEAGDGGRPRTRVVGFSLASVNEDDGHARGLRSVYIDRVGTVRSHRGRGIAPACIAATLRAAQEAGLELAILDVDADSPTQAHTLYERLGFRAGERRLALVSVF is encoded by the coding sequence ATGAACGCCACGGCCACGTCGACGTCCCTTTCACCCCGGTCACTTTCCTCGCTGAGCGAGCGGGTGAGCGCCCCGGCCGCGCTGCGGATGCCGCGGCACCCGGAGGTGGCGCTCTGGCGGCCCGCATCCCTGGACGACCTGGACGGCATCGCCGCCATGCAGCGCGCGGTCGACGAGGCCGACCACCCCGACTGGTTCACCACGCGCGAGTGGATCGCGGGCAACCTCCGGGCCGCGCACATCGACGCGGCCAGGGACACGCTGGTGGCGCTCGGCGCCGACGGCACCGTGCTGGCCTACGGCGTCGTCGCGGAGGCGCCCGGTGCCGGCGAACGGGTGCAGGTGTACCTGCTGGGCGGCGTGCACCCGCTCTGGCGCGAGCACGGCATCGGCCGGGAACTGATGGCCTGGCAGTACGGCCGCGCCCTGCAGCGGCTCGCGGCATGCGATGCCCGCCTGCCCGGCTGGATCACCGCGTTCCGCGAGGAGGCCAGCCGGGGCGCGATCTCGGTGGCGCTCCGGCTCGGGCTGCGGGTGACCCGCTACTTCAGCACCATGCGCCGGGGGCTCGATGTCGCGATCCCCGCCCTGCCTGCGCCGAGCGGCGTGCGCATCGTGCCGTTCACTGCCGAACTCTCCGCCGGCGCCTTGGAGGCGAGGAACGACGCGTTCCGCGACCACTGGGGCAACCAGCCCAAGGCCGCGGAGTCGTGGGATCAATGGATCACCGGCGACGTCTTCCGCCCCGACCTCTCCTGGCTGGCGGTTGTCGACGAGGCGGGGGACGGCGGCCGTCCGCGAACGCGCGTCGTCGGATTCTCCCTGGCCAGCGTCAACGAGGACGACGGGCATGCCCGGGGCCTCCGCAGCGTGTACATCGACCGGGTCGGGACGGTGCGGAGCCATCGCGGCCGGGGCATTGCGCCGGCCTGCATCGCCGCAACGCTCCGTGCCGCCCAGGAGGCCGGGCTGGAGCTGGCGATCCTCGACGTCGACGCCGACAGCCCGACCCAGGCGCACACCCTGTACGAACGGCTCGGCTTCCGGGCGGGGGAGCGGCGGCTCGCCCTCGTCTCGGTCTTCTGA
- the alr gene encoding alanine racemase — MNDTHEKTDTPRTGNSERAEGTFRSARIDLDAVRRNLAAVRDFVGRGVDTAPRVMAVVKANAYGHGAIAVAAAAQEAGADWLGVADIGEALELRRNGITAPLLAWLHGPDADFSAAIEAGVGLGISSAAQLRQVTDAAAALSRTASVQLKLDSGLSRNGLPESDWAAVFAAARAAELTGSITVDGLFSHLANASAEADAAQCAQFDTGIAAARRAGLNPTLLHIAATAAALTEPAARYTMVRIGIGLYGLSPWGDGLPDGLELTPVMTLAARVAAVRRVRAGTAASYDYTWRAERETTLALVPLGYADGIPRQASGRASVSVNGAQYPIVGRVAMDQFIVDVGDAAVQVGDEVVLFGDPRSGVPSAEDWADAAGTINYEIVTRIGQRVPRSIR; from the coding sequence ATGAACGACACACACGAGAAGACCGACACCCCGCGCACCGGCAACAGCGAGCGGGCGGAGGGCACCTTCCGCTCGGCTCGGATCGACCTGGACGCGGTGCGGAGGAACCTGGCCGCCGTGCGCGACTTCGTCGGCCGCGGCGTCGACACGGCTCCGCGCGTGATGGCCGTGGTCAAGGCGAACGCCTACGGGCACGGTGCCATCGCCGTCGCAGCGGCGGCACAGGAGGCCGGGGCGGACTGGCTCGGCGTCGCCGACATCGGCGAGGCGCTCGAGCTGCGCCGGAACGGAATCACCGCGCCGTTGCTCGCCTGGCTGCACGGCCCGGACGCCGACTTCTCCGCCGCGATCGAGGCCGGGGTCGGCCTCGGCATCTCCTCGGCCGCCCAGCTGCGCCAGGTCACGGATGCGGCGGCTGCCCTGTCGCGCACGGCATCCGTGCAGCTCAAGCTCGACAGCGGCCTCAGCCGCAACGGCCTGCCGGAGTCCGACTGGGCAGCCGTCTTCGCCGCCGCCCGCGCGGCGGAGCTCACGGGCTCGATCACCGTCGACGGGCTGTTCAGCCACCTCGCCAACGCCTCGGCTGAGGCCGACGCCGCCCAGTGCGCGCAGTTCGACACGGGCATCGCCGCCGCCCGCCGGGCGGGCCTGAACCCCACGCTGCTGCACATCGCGGCGACCGCCGCCGCACTCACCGAGCCGGCCGCGCGGTACACGATGGTGCGCATCGGCATCGGCCTGTACGGCCTCTCGCCCTGGGGCGACGGGCTGCCGGACGGCCTGGAGCTCACCCCCGTCATGACCCTGGCCGCCCGGGTCGCCGCCGTGCGCCGCGTCAGAGCAGGCACCGCCGCGAGCTATGACTACACTTGGCGGGCCGAGCGGGAGACCACCCTCGCGCTCGTTCCGCTCGGCTACGCCGACGGCATCCCGCGCCAGGCCTCCGGGCGGGCCTCCGTGTCGGTCAACGGCGCGCAGTACCCGATCGTCGGGCGCGTGGCGATGGACCAGTTCATCGTCGACGTCGGCGACGCCGCCGTGCAGGTCGGCGACGAGGTCGTGCTGTTCGGCGATCCCCGCAGCGGCGTGCCGAGCGCCGAGGACTGGGCGGATGCCGCGGGCACCATCAACTACGAGATCGTCACCAGGATCGGCCAGCGCGTGCCGCGGAGCATCCGGTGA
- the rpsI gene encoding 30S ribosomal protein S9: MATIADQIDAPESYSTETPAEAAPKAPRAVLNVGGAAVGRRKQAIARVRLVPGSGTLSVNKREFAEYFPNKLHQQLITDPFKVLDLVGAYDVVAKVTGGGPSGQAGALRLAIARALNEIDRENNRAILKKAGFLTRDARVIERKKAGLKKARKASQFSKR; this comes from the coding sequence GTGGCTACGATCGCAGACCAGATTGACGCTCCGGAGAGCTACTCCACCGAGACGCCGGCCGAGGCAGCCCCCAAGGCTCCCCGCGCCGTGCTGAACGTTGGCGGCGCAGCCGTCGGCCGTCGCAAGCAGGCCATCGCCCGCGTGCGCCTCGTTCCCGGCTCGGGCACGCTCAGCGTGAACAAGCGCGAGTTCGCCGAGTACTTCCCCAACAAGCTGCACCAGCAGCTCATCACCGACCCCTTCAAGGTGCTCGACCTCGTCGGCGCCTACGACGTGGTCGCCAAGGTCACCGGCGGCGGCCCCTCGGGCCAGGCTGGCGCACTGCGCCTCGCCATCGCGCGTGCACTCAACGAGATCGACCGCGAGAACAACCGCGCGATCCTGAAGAAGGCCGGCTTCCTCACTCGTGACGCACGCGTCATCGAGCGCAAGAAGGCTGGTCTCAAGAAGGCCCGCAAGGCCTCGCAGTTCTCGAAGCGCTAA